The genomic stretch GCGATAGTCCTTGAACTTCTCAAGCCCTTCCAGCACCCTCCCCACAACGAGCCGGTCAAAATCCTCTATGGCCCTTATCTTATCCTTCAGGAACCCCTGGTGCCCGGCCTCGTCCGGGGCCTCGACGTGCACGCATACGAAATCTTTCTTCTTCAGGGCTTTTAAGGCGTAGTCTGCCTTGCCCTTGTAGTTCGTATCGAGGTATCCGGTCGCGCCCGGCACGTTTATGACCTCGAGCCCCGCGTATATGCCTATGCCGTTCATGAGGTCCACGGCCGAGATGATGGCCCCGTCCATGGAGAACTTCTCTTTGAAGGTAGGCATCTCCGGCGCCTTTCCCTGCCCCCAGAGCCAGATAGAGTTCGCCGCCTTGCTGCCCGCTTCACCCCTTGCCCTGTTTACCGGGTGGTCTTTGAGTATCTCGCGGGAGCGCTCCATAAGGCGCACGACCCTCTTCGCCCCCTCACCCTTCGGGAGGTAGCCCTCTATCTCTTTATCGGTTATGTCGTGGGGCGGGGTGGTATGAATGCCGCCCCCCCCGTTATCTCCGTCCCTCAAGACCATCAGGTGGCGGTAGGACTTGCCGGGGTAGAACCTTACCCCCCCTCCCCCCCCTTCGTCCTTGAGCTCGCTGTCGAGGGTCTCGACTATACCCTTTGCCTCGGCGGTCGAAATATGGCCGGCCGAGTAGTCGTTCATCACCGGCTTGCCGCCGTCGTCGGTTCCGGAAAGCGTTACGAGGTTGCACCTGTAGGCCACTTCGTCGGGAGCGAGCTTGACCCCTATGCTGGCGGCCTCGAACGGCGCCCTGCCGGTATAGTACTTTTTCGGGTCGTAGCCGAGGATGCTCAGGTTCGCGACGTCGCTGCCGGGCGGGAAGCCCGCGGGCACGGTCCTCAGAAGGCCGCTCTCTCCCCTGGCGGCCAGCGAGTCCATATTAGGCGTGGCGGCCGCCTCGAGCGGGGTCTTCCCGCCGAGCATGTCCAGCGGCTCGTCCGCCATGCCATCGCCTATAAGTATTATATATTTCATAATTATGGAAACCCTTCGCGCGTGTGCGTGAAAAAGGCCGTGATGCGGGAAAGAAAAAGTCTTTTACGTATAACGCATCACGCACACGTGTTACGGCCTTTCATTCGCATCACGGGTTCTAAAACCCCATCACCTCTAATATCTTTTTTATGTCGGGCGGGACCTTAAGGGGCTCGACGGACGCCTTTATGGCGCAGTCCGGGTCCTTCAGGCCGTGGCCGGTTATGGTGCAGACTATGGTGTCCCCGTCGTTAAGGATGCCGTCGTTCTTTAGCTTCATGA from Thermodesulfobacteriota bacterium encodes the following:
- a CDS encoding cofactor-independent phosphoglycerate mutase encodes the protein MKYIILIGDGMADEPLDMLGGKTPLEAAATPNMDSLAARGESGLLRTVPAGFPPGSDVANLSILGYDPKKYYTGRAPFEAASIGVKLAPDEVAYRCNLVTLSGTDDGGKPVMNDYSAGHISTAEAKGIVETLDSELKDEGGGGGVRFYPGKSYRHLMVLRDGDNGGGGIHTTPPHDITDKEIEGYLPKGEGAKRVVRLMERSREILKDHPVNRARGEAGSKAANSIWLWGQGKAPEMPTFKEKFSMDGAIISAVDLMNGIGIYAGLEVINVPGATGYLDTNYKGKADYALKALKKKDFVCVHVEAPDEAGHQGFLKDKIRAIEDFDRLVVGRVLEGLEKFKDYRVMAITDHPTPVLLKTHTSDPVPFAIYSNGGGSVMSGGGSGAASFNEKAAIGTGRLVEDPDGFIRDFLEK